In Trichoderma atroviride chromosome 2, complete sequence, one DNA window encodes the following:
- a CDS encoding uncharacterized protein (EggNog:ENOG41): MNSAYGSDAPRQVPIGGHGPTLAMPPIAPPSSASNSAALDHLYHHHQPQPSLRHPHSAAHSPIQSQAPPPHLHPQPHHYPYHQPPHLDREQQLPPLQAPYDTHLPPPPHSQHVQHNALPPRPDPSEPSHSNQQHYVGEHKDQPQRLLDHPHRPHELYTSMPASTLIHSEAQQMGTANMLIPFSKVDEATGRRYHLDVAQQPRRARMCGFGDKDRRPITPPPCVRLVITDIATGKEIDSNDIDFSMFVLNVDLWSEDGTREVNLVRSSTNSPSISSTAPYAYIGESPQSAYGQSSLPPSRDAAYPPPQNGGYASDYQPQPNYTQASSTYPPGGSYGPPQQYFPQHQSQTFRSDAGAQASVTSFRGYLPDSTSLTRMAVVGGQPQGMFTRNLIGSLAASAFRLADTEERIGIWFVLQDLSVRTEGPFRLRFSFVNVAARGGMPQNGSRVNTGRAPILASCFSEVFNVYSAKKFPGVCESTPLSKAFAAQGIKIPIRKDANLKGGDGEDDYGD, translated from the exons ATGAATTCCGCTTATGGCTCTGATGCGCCCCGGCAGGTGCCCATCGGCGGCCATGGTCCGACACTGGCAATGCCTCCCATTGCTCCGCCAAGCTCGGCCTCCAACTCGGCGGCTCTAGACCACCTctatcatcatcaccagccgcagccgtCACTACGCCATCCACACAGTGCTGCCCATTCTCCCATCCAGAGCCAGGCTCCTCCACCACACCTTCATCCTCAGCCTCACCACTACCCGTATCACCAGCCGCCGCATCTAGACCGAGAACAGCAGCTGCCTCCTCTGCAAGCTCCCTACGACACgcatctgccgccgccgcctcacTCACAGCATGTCCAGCACAATGCCTTGCCGCCACGGCCAGATCCATCCGAACCCAGCCACTCGAATCAACAACATTATGTTGGCGAACACAAGGATCAACCTCAGCGTCTCCTTGATCATCCGCATAGACCTCATGAATTATACACAAGCATGCCGGCCAGCACCTTGATTCATTCCGAAGCGCAACAAATGGGGACGGCGAACATGCTGATTCCCTTCTCAAAAGTAGACGAGGCGACAGGCCGCAGATATCA CCTTGATGTTGCCCAACAACCTCGACGAGCCCGCATGTGCGGCTTTGGAGACAAA GACCGACGACCAATAACACCACCTCCCTGTGTGCGGCTTGTCATCACCGACATAGCCACGGGAAAAGAGATAGACAGCAA TGACATTGATTTTTCAATGTTTGTGCTCAATGTCGATCTCTGGAGCGAAGACGGCACACGAGAAGTCAATCTTGTTCGCTCGTCCACCAACAGCCCGTCAATATCCTCCACAGCACCATATGCATATATCGGCGAGAGTCCCCAGTCAGCCTATGGACAAAGCAGCCTTCCTCCGAGCCGGGACGCGGCTTACCCTCCGCCACAGAATGGGGGCTACGCCTCGGATTatcagccgcagccgaaCTACACACAAG CCTCTTCAACATACCCCCCTGGCGGGTCATATGGCCCACCACAGCAGTATTTCCCACAGCACCAGTCCCAGACTTTCCGCTCAGACGCAGGGGCACAGGCGAGCGTTACATCTTTTAGAGGATATCTGCCAGATTCGACCTCCTTGACGAGAATGGCTGTGGTGGGTGGGCAGCCTCAGGGCATGTTCACACGAAACCTCATCGGAAGCTTAGCCGCAAGCGCTTTTCGATTAGCTGACACAGAGGAGCGTATAGGCATCTGGTTTGTCTTGCAAGATCTCAGTGTCCGAACAGAAGGCCCATTTCG CTTAAGATTCTCTTTTGTCAACGTTGCCGCACGCGGGGGAATGCCACAGAATGGCTCAAGAGTAAACACTGGAAGGGCTCCCATATTGGCGTCCTGCTTCAGCGAGGTGTTTAATGTTTATTCTGCCAAGAAATTTCCTGGGGTTTGCGAGAGTACGCCGTTGAGCAAGGCTTTTGCTGCGCAAGGAATTAAAATACCGATCAGAAAAGATGCGAATCTCAagggaggagatggagaagacgacTACGGCGACTAG
- a CDS encoding uncharacterized protein (EggNog:ENOG41~TransMembrane:7 (o36-55i76-95o110-129i141-159o165-188i200-220o259-280i)), translated as MKDPFFIPPIPWLSELVRPWCDRFDLPSLPDHIHEVLLSAVFYSLIFWPISPLLSKLIAPQHYSKLSRRRRLNWDAHVVSFIQSTLINVIAIWVMVVDQERKSMNSEERIWGYTGAAGMVQALAAGYFVWDLYVTSTNLDVFGLGTLAHAIAALLVYTLGFRPLVNYYGCVFILWELSTPFLNIHWFFDKVNMTGSSAQLYNGILLLFTFFSARLIYGTYQSFCVFSDMWAAVNAHPTKTFSQSLVMQYATSESTVPTWLAVSYLASNITLNTLNFYWFIMMIRAVLKRFKPNEEHSSATEVEGVEVDLSLIASGVSVGKGAQHRKQATS; from the exons ATGAAGGACCCTTTCTTTATTCCGCCGATACCATGGCTGTCTGAGCTGGTGCGGCCCTGGTGTGACCGCTTCGACCTCCCCTCGCTGCCAGACCACATCCACGAAGTCCTCCTGTCCGCCGTCTTCTACTCGCTCATCTTCTGGCCGATTTCACCGCTGCTGTCGAAATTAATAGCCCCTCAGCACTACTCGAAGCTGTCccgaagaagacgactgAACTGGGATGCACATGTTGTGTCGTTCATCCAGAGCACGCTGATCAACGTCATCGCCATTTGGGTCATGGTAGTAGatcaagagagaaagagcaTGAATTCTGAGGAGAGGATATGGGGCTATACTGGCGCTGCAGGCATGGTCCAGGCATTGGCAGCTGGTTATTTCGTATGGGATCTATACGTGACTAGCACTAATTTGGATGTCTTCGGGCTCGGGACTTTGGCGCACGCGATCGCAGCTCTGCTTGTCTACACACTTGGTTTT CGACCTCTTGTGAACTACTATGGATGCGTCTTCATTCTATGGGAGCTATCCACGCCCTTCCTCAACATTCACTGGTTCTTTGACAAGGTCAACATGACGGGCTCTAGCGCACAGCTTTACAACGGCATTCTCCTgctcttcaccttcttctctgcccGACTTATTTACGGCACCTACCAGTCCTTTTGCGTCTTCAGCGACATGTGGGCCGCCGTCAATGCCCACCCTACAAAGACATTCTCGCAATCGCTCGTCATGCAATACGCGACGTCGGAGTCCACTGTCCCGACTTGGCTTGCAGTATCATATCTGGCGTCAAACATCACTCTCAACACCCTAAACTTCTACTGGTTTATCATGATGATACGGGCTGTTCTCAAGCGATTTAAGCCAAATGAAGAGCATTCTAGCGCTACCGAGGTCGAAGGGGTCGAAGTCGACCTGTCTTTGATTGCTTCTGGCGTGTCTGTGGGCAAGGGGGCGCAACACCGGAAACAGGCAACGTCCTGA